A window of Fictibacillus halophilus contains these coding sequences:
- a CDS encoding flavin monoamine oxidase family protein translates to MNRSRLTVEGMLDVIKNGLPMTNTSKKIVVVGAGMAGLVASTLLKNAGHEIILLESTHRVGGRIYTVRSPFTHGNYFEAGAMRIPEMHKLVLAYINKFNLATNEFVNSNPHDLLLVNGIRTTYEAYEKNPDILGFPVLENEKGRTAEELIAYAVQPIADFIDRDPDKNWPIVIQNFQSYSLDNYLRNNPYGRSLSAGAIDKIKVLLSLEGLPELSLLEMLRDILIIFKKPPLKYFEVTGGYDQLPRAFLKELRHHIYFGQKLTRIVQTESSVKLYTESPQTLHRFSFEADKVLITLPYSVLNFVEFEPFHSLSYLKRKAIRELHYVPSIKIGIEFKHRFWEKNGLSGGKTVTDQASRFTHYPSRIRKDIPSGVVIGSYTWEDDTFPWRSSSNEMKIKETLKYIAQFHGEDIYQHFVTGFSHDWSTDPNAGGCFTMFKPYQELELFEAIKAPEGRLHFAGEHTTLKHGWVEGAVESGVRAAIEMNEM, encoded by the coding sequence ATGAATAGGAGCCGTCTGACAGTTGAAGGAATGCTAGATGTTATTAAGAACGGTTTACCCATGACGAACACTTCAAAAAAAATTGTAGTGGTTGGAGCAGGCATGGCAGGACTCGTCGCATCCACGCTTTTAAAAAATGCTGGACACGAAATTATCCTTCTAGAATCTACTCATCGAGTTGGCGGTCGCATTTACACAGTCAGATCACCTTTTACACACGGTAACTATTTTGAAGCAGGTGCAATGCGAATTCCTGAGATGCATAAACTTGTTTTAGCGTACATCAATAAATTTAACCTTGCTACAAATGAATTTGTTAACAGCAATCCCCACGACCTTCTGCTAGTCAACGGTATTCGAACGACTTATGAAGCTTACGAAAAGAATCCCGACATCTTAGGTTTTCCTGTTTTGGAAAATGAAAAAGGAAGAACAGCTGAAGAATTAATCGCTTATGCCGTCCAGCCGATTGCGGATTTTATTGATCGTGATCCTGATAAAAACTGGCCGATCGTCATACAAAACTTTCAATCGTACTCCCTTGATAACTATTTAAGAAACAATCCTTACGGTAGATCGTTATCTGCTGGAGCCATAGATAAAATCAAGGTTCTTCTATCGCTAGAAGGTCTTCCTGAACTTTCTCTTTTAGAGATGCTTCGTGACATCTTAATCATTTTCAAAAAACCTCCTCTCAAATATTTTGAAGTTACAGGTGGATACGATCAGCTGCCTCGTGCTTTTCTTAAAGAATTGCGGCATCACATCTATTTTGGTCAAAAGCTAACAAGGATTGTCCAGACAGAATCAAGCGTTAAACTGTATACAGAAAGTCCTCAAACCTTACACCGTTTTTCTTTTGAAGCCGACAAAGTTTTAATTACTTTACCTTATTCGGTTCTAAATTTTGTTGAATTCGAACCATTTCATTCCCTCTCCTACCTTAAAAGAAAAGCGATTCGAGAGCTTCATTATGTGCCATCAATTAAGATCGGAATCGAATTCAAACATCGTTTCTGGGAAAAAAACGGTCTCTCTGGTGGAAAAACCGTCACTGATCAAGCATCACGCTTCACTCATTATCCGAGCCGTATACGAAAAGATATTCCTTCTGGTGTCGTAATCGGAAGTTACACGTGGGAAGATGATACGTTTCCTTGGAGAAGCTCATCAAATGAGATGAAAATTAAAGAAACATTAAAATATATCGCACAGTTTCACGGCGAAGATATCTATCAACATTTTGTTACAGGGTTTAGCCATGATTGGTCTACGGATCCAAATGCAGGTGGCTGCTTCACCATGTTTAAGCCATATCAGGAGTTAGAGTTGTTTGAAGCGATCAAAGCTCCGGAGGGAAGACTGCATTTTGCAGGTGAGCATACTACACTCAAGCATGGATGGGTGGAAGGAGCCGTGGAGTCAGGGGTTAGAGCTGCGATTGAGATGAATGAGATGTAG
- a CDS encoding winged helix-turn-helix transcriptional regulator: protein MKKYNIPVEAALEVIGGKWKVVILCHLIKDKRRTGELKRLMPGITQKMLTQQLRELEDDGVILREVYNQVPPRVEYSLTDYGWSLKGILDSLCAWGEQHIEKTYPNKEDVLVQTEELV from the coding sequence ATGAAAAAATACAACATACCTGTTGAAGCTGCACTAGAAGTGATAGGTGGAAAGTGGAAAGTCGTCATCCTCTGCCATCTTATAAAAGATAAACGAAGAACAGGCGAATTGAAGCGATTAATGCCAGGAATTACTCAAAAGATGCTCACACAACAACTTCGAGAACTAGAAGATGACGGGGTTATTCTCCGTGAAGTATACAATCAGGTTCCTCCACGAGTTGAATATTCTCTAACCGATTATGGTTGGTCGTTAAAAGGGATTTTAGATTCACTCTGCGCATGGGGTGAGCAGCATATTGAGAAGACCTATCCGAACAAAGAGGATGTTTTGGTTCAGACTGAAGAACTAGTATAA
- a CDS encoding MFS transporter, with protein sequence MNSTAVQTETASKSKGGFPALLALAISAFGIGTTEFVPVGLLSSLASDLNISITLAGLLISGYAMGVAFGAPVLTALTNKMNRKTLLLLLMVVFIAGNMVAAVSTSFTLLLIARFITAFSHGVFFSIGATIAADLVPEHKRASAIAFMFTGLTVATVTGVPLGTFIGQTFGWRATFWAVALLGVVAIIASAILVPKNLKEAPPSSLKDQLKIIKNGRLLLAFAITALGYGGTFVAFTYLAPILEDVTGYAPKAVSWILLGYGIAVAIGNTIGGKAADKNPIKALFWMFAVQAVILVILTFTAPFKIAGTITIFFLGLLAFMNVPGLQVYVVKLAERYVPSAVNVASAINIAAFNLGIAIGASVGGLIVDSIGIIHTPWIGGVMVFGAVLLTAWSASLERRKV encoded by the coding sequence ATGAATTCAACAGCCGTTCAAACGGAAACCGCTTCGAAGTCTAAAGGTGGATTTCCCGCATTATTAGCATTAGCCATTTCAGCTTTTGGTATTGGTACAACTGAGTTTGTACCCGTAGGACTTTTATCTTCATTAGCATCTGATCTAAACATTTCAATCACGCTAGCAGGGTTACTCATCTCTGGATATGCGATGGGTGTCGCATTTGGCGCACCGGTTCTTACAGCACTTACGAATAAAATGAACAGAAAGACGTTATTGCTTCTGTTAATGGTCGTTTTTATCGCAGGTAACATGGTTGCAGCTGTATCTACAAGTTTTACGCTGCTATTGATCGCACGATTTATTACAGCATTTTCTCATGGTGTTTTCTTCTCAATAGGTGCAACGATCGCAGCAGATCTTGTCCCTGAACATAAACGTGCAAGTGCGATTGCATTCATGTTTACAGGACTTACTGTTGCAACTGTAACTGGGGTTCCACTTGGAACATTTATCGGACAAACCTTTGGATGGAGAGCTACGTTTTGGGCAGTTGCTCTACTAGGTGTTGTTGCGATTATCGCTAGTGCTATTTTGGTTCCAAAGAATTTAAAAGAAGCACCGCCATCAAGTTTAAAGGATCAACTTAAAATCATTAAAAACGGTCGCTTATTATTAGCTTTTGCGATTACAGCTCTTGGTTATGGTGGAACGTTTGTAGCATTTACGTATTTAGCACCGATCTTGGAAGATGTAACAGGCTACGCTCCTAAAGCAGTCAGCTGGATTTTGTTAGGATACGGAATTGCTGTCGCAATCGGTAATACGATAGGAGGTAAAGCGGCAGATAAAAATCCAATTAAAGCATTGTTTTGGATGTTCGCAGTTCAAGCCGTTATTCTAGTGATCTTAACATTTACAGCACCTTTTAAAATTGCTGGGACGATTACAATTTTCTTTTTAGGACTTTTAGCGTTTATGAACGTTCCGGGTCTACAGGTTTATGTTGTGAAATTGGCTGAAAGATATGTACCATCTGCGGTAAATGTTGCATCAGCCATCAATATTGCTGCATTTAATCTAGGTATCGCGATTGGTGCATCAGTTGGAGGACTTATTGTCGACTCAATCGGCATCATTCATACACCTTGGATCGGCGGAGTCATGGTATTTGGTGCGGTTCTTTTAACGGCATGGAGCGCATCACTTGAAAGAAGAAAAGTTTAA
- a CDS encoding GerAB/ArcD/ProY family transporter — protein sequence MHTGKISYWQMAVLFQVYMTGSALINIQGPMLAAAQNSAWIAMLLANLVGFVILYLVLTLHNDYPDQCYVNQVRLTLGNVMTYFIIIPLFVVMLYITSNIVYGMGQYFTTSMMRETPLFIFHLLILITSSLTAKAGIEVMARMFHLLMYILLFIFIIMLFLPYNTYEITNLLPLAPLGLKPILHGVYVGFGFPYMDVLFFAMIIYLVKQKPGQSIKKWLYIGLFINGIVLTLTILCSLLGLGPLVFLKKFPLHVLAQLISIGEIVERVEAIFGIALILGTYMKISLLLYILDQAISTLFKVKATHFIYILSAVVFLLSLTMYKNEIELGESGSFLQTPVTFIFGFLPLLFVVIVAKVKNNKKTA from the coding sequence ATGCATACAGGAAAAATCAGTTATTGGCAGATGGCAGTCTTATTTCAAGTGTATATGACGGGTTCAGCACTTATTAATATTCAAGGGCCAATGTTGGCTGCAGCTCAAAACAGTGCTTGGATTGCTATGCTCCTCGCTAACTTAGTCGGTTTTGTCATCTTATATCTCGTCTTAACCCTTCACAACGATTATCCTGATCAGTGTTATGTGAACCAAGTTCGCTTAACACTCGGAAACGTGATGACCTATTTTATTATCATCCCTTTGTTCGTAGTCATGCTGTATATTACGTCAAACATTGTATATGGTATGGGGCAATATTTTACTACATCGATGATGAGAGAAACGCCGCTCTTTATCTTTCACCTACTCATCTTAATCACTTCGAGCTTAACCGCAAAAGCTGGAATCGAAGTGATGGCGCGCATGTTCCATCTATTGATGTACATTTTGTTATTCATCTTCATCATCATGTTATTTCTGCCTTACAACACGTATGAGATTACCAATCTGCTTCCTTTAGCTCCTTTAGGCTTAAAACCCATCCTGCACGGCGTATATGTCGGTTTTGGATTTCCTTACATGGATGTTCTCTTCTTTGCTATGATCATCTATCTGGTAAAGCAAAAGCCTGGGCAGTCCATTAAGAAATGGCTTTATATAGGTTTATTCATCAATGGAATCGTACTTACTTTAACCATTCTCTGTTCATTATTGGGGTTAGGACCTTTAGTATTTTTAAAGAAATTCCCGCTACATGTTCTTGCTCAGCTGATCAGTATCGGAGAAATCGTAGAACGCGTTGAAGCCATCTTTGGCATCGCACTCATTCTAGGGACATACATGAAGATCTCTTTATTGTTGTATATACTTGATCAAGCTATCTCTACGCTATTTAAAGTAAAAGCTACCCATTTTATTTACATCCTTTCTGCTGTTGTATTCTTACTTTCTCTTACAATGTACAAGAACGAAATCGAATTAGGTGAATCTGGATCGTTTCTGCAGACCCCTGTAACATTTATCTTTGGATTCCTGCCCCTTTTGTTTGTCGTGATTGTGGCTAAAGTGAAGAATAATAAAAAAACAGCATAA
- a CDS encoding Ger(x)C family spore germination protein, producing the protein MQKLIKYIVASSLLFLSGCWDHAELTEYVFVQSLAIDQKKDGSIKLTTQFYKPAPKIASAGGGGESYFNLETEAKSVFDAIRDVTIHLGRKANWGHVRFIVISENVARKHYLGSVLDFFYRDHEPRLLTGVAVTEGSAADYIKEKPHVENTVSEQLNEVTKTGSKFSAKTYPANLFTIGKQLHSEVDTAYAPYLRKEKEKENSIYVDGLSIFHKGKLKTIITNKETKSLMLALNNFQFGIIGITCKGSKLQESFEITESHTNTSVEFKNDVIHYFLQPKLQASIGELECSTIETKEQLEVLHKKLEKQVNSNLKALLKQSQKKNIDIIGLGNDIYRSNPKEWQRIKKEKIPYYKDAVFHVKAEVNILNTGTDISKPFHKK; encoded by the coding sequence ATGCAAAAGCTAATCAAATACATCGTTGCCTCCTCCCTCCTTTTTTTATCAGGATGCTGGGACCATGCCGAGCTTACTGAATATGTTTTTGTTCAATCTCTTGCAATCGACCAAAAGAAAGATGGAAGCATTAAACTTACCACTCAATTTTATAAGCCAGCTCCTAAGATTGCTTCAGCAGGAGGTGGCGGAGAATCTTATTTCAATCTTGAGACGGAAGCAAAATCCGTTTTTGATGCTATAAGAGATGTGACTATCCATTTAGGAAGAAAAGCTAACTGGGGACATGTTCGTTTTATCGTTATTAGTGAGAATGTGGCCAGAAAACATTATCTGGGGTCTGTTTTAGACTTCTTTTACAGAGATCATGAACCAAGACTCTTAACAGGAGTTGCGGTTACAGAGGGATCTGCAGCTGACTATATCAAAGAAAAGCCTCATGTAGAAAACACGGTAAGTGAACAGTTAAATGAGGTAACGAAAACCGGAAGTAAGTTCAGCGCAAAGACGTATCCCGCCAATTTATTTACGATTGGAAAACAGCTTCACAGTGAGGTGGATACGGCGTATGCTCCCTATTTAAGAAAGGAAAAGGAAAAAGAAAACAGCATCTATGTAGATGGATTGTCAATCTTTCATAAAGGAAAGCTGAAGACGATTATTACGAATAAAGAAACGAAGTCACTTATGCTTGCTCTTAATAACTTCCAGTTTGGAATTATCGGTATCACGTGTAAAGGAAGTAAACTGCAAGAGTCATTTGAAATTACAGAATCTCATACAAATACATCGGTTGAGTTCAAAAATGATGTTATACATTACTTCCTTCAACCAAAGCTTCAAGCGAGCATAGGAGAATTAGAATGTTCGACGATTGAAACGAAAGAACAACTAGAAGTTCTTCATAAGAAATTAGAAAAACAAGTAAACAGTAACTTAAAGGCATTATTAAAACAATCTCAAAAAAAGAATATAGATATTATCGGATTGGGAAACGATATCTATCGCTCAAATCCAAAAGAATGGCAGAGAATAAAAAAAGAAAAAATCCCTTATTACAAAGATGCTGTCTTTCATGTTAAAGCAGAAGTGAATATTTTAAACACTGGTACTGATATCAGCAAACCTTTTCACAAAAAATAA
- a CDS encoding spore germination protein, translating into MDTTKVEVPINKDLQANDEYMRNLYKNCDDIKIRHFQFGSDYKQEALVVHCDSLVQEEKSNLLHQVLKDMPDFEAALSLAVSVQQIKVFFENKGVSSRPVMLLKNYNELNANIVNGHIVLLFDKWDLALSFDASSVEKRSVAEPQNEVVVVGPREGTIENLQKNLGLIRSRLKTPDLKFIFKQTDSKSNTKFVYGYLDGTVKKEMLEEFETRINKIKNEEILETSYIAELIEESSVTPFPQYRFTERPDVASASLLEGKIIILMEGTGTIVICPGLFNEFFQSASDYYQRSVFSSIIRLVRFVGFILSLALPSIYIALTTFHSELIPTVLLIALLDTREGIPFPAIIEALIMLFFFELLQEAGVRLPKPIGSTVSIVGALIIGEASINAGLASPIMIVVIGLTGIASFSIPYYDFGFAARLLRIPLMFLAAIMGGFGLFLGFILIFLHLSKLHVLKEPYLGTFTLNSTSLLKDGFFRLSLKKLLKHRSTGKNA; encoded by the coding sequence ATGGATACAACAAAAGTAGAAGTTCCTATCAACAAAGATCTCCAAGCAAATGATGAATATATGCGTAACCTTTATAAAAACTGTGATGATATCAAGATCAGACACTTTCAATTTGGTTCAGATTATAAACAAGAAGCTCTTGTTGTACACTGTGATTCTCTCGTCCAAGAAGAAAAGTCGAACCTGCTTCACCAGGTTCTAAAGGATATGCCTGATTTTGAGGCAGCCCTTTCACTTGCTGTTTCCGTTCAACAGATAAAGGTCTTTTTTGAGAATAAAGGCGTCTCATCAAGGCCCGTCATGCTTCTAAAAAACTACAATGAATTAAATGCCAACATCGTGAATGGTCATATTGTCTTGCTTTTTGACAAATGGGACTTAGCTCTAAGCTTTGATGCTTCTTCTGTAGAGAAAAGAAGTGTTGCAGAACCTCAGAACGAGGTAGTCGTTGTTGGCCCCCGAGAAGGAACGATAGAAAACCTTCAAAAGAACCTTGGCTTGATTCGTTCACGGTTAAAAACACCCGATCTTAAATTTATTTTTAAACAAACAGATAGCAAGTCAAACACCAAATTTGTTTACGGCTATTTAGATGGAACCGTAAAAAAAGAAATGCTTGAAGAGTTTGAAACAAGAATCAACAAGATTAAAAATGAAGAGATTCTAGAAACATCCTATATCGCTGAATTAATCGAAGAGTCATCCGTTACTCCCTTCCCACAATATCGATTTACGGAGAGACCAGATGTTGCCTCCGCTTCATTATTAGAAGGCAAGATTATTATTTTGATGGAAGGAACAGGGACCATTGTCATCTGTCCTGGCTTGTTTAATGAATTTTTCCAATCGGCTTCAGACTATTATCAACGCTCTGTTTTTTCATCGATCATCAGGTTGGTAAGGTTTGTTGGTTTTATTTTGAGCTTGGCTTTACCTAGCATTTATATCGCTTTGACTACTTTCCATTCTGAACTCATACCTACCGTTTTATTGATCGCCCTTTTAGATACACGTGAAGGGATTCCTTTTCCTGCTATCATAGAAGCTTTGATCATGCTGTTTTTTTTCGAACTTTTGCAAGAAGCAGGAGTTCGGCTGCCGAAACCTATTGGATCAACCGTAAGTATCGTTGGAGCGTTGATTATCGGAGAAGCTTCCATCAATGCTGGACTCGCCTCACCGATCATGATTGTTGTTATTGGACTGACGGGAATCGCTTCCTTTTCTATCCCTTATTACGATTTCGGATTCGCTGCACGGTTATTACGTATACCCTTAATGTTCCTGGCGGCAATTATGGGAGGCTTCGGTCTATTCTTAGGATTTATTCTCATATTCCTGCACCTATCCAAATTGCACGTTTTGAAAGAACCTTATCTTGGTACGTTCACACTTAACAGCACCTCCTTACTAAAAGACGGATTCTTTCGTTTGTCATTAAAAAAATTACTTAAACACCGAAGCACAGGAAAAAACGCTTAG
- a CDS encoding polymer-forming cytoskeletal protein, giving the protein MERTQLKNISISGSGTSSGGEYNQVKVNGSAHIYGDLTCEEFKCNGSAHLEGNITTDTAKINGSTHFEGDVKVKEMTINGSTDIDGHLLCEELKVQGSSSIKGDVKGKEIHVRGSASVQGNVSSDEVDVKGQIKIKGDCETESFEARGNFKIDGLLNAGTIDVELLRHCEAKEIGGENITVKKTGDASGLKKLIKFFMSNHTDQLTAEVIEGDNLYLEHTHAEVVRGNTIEIGPGCDIKRIEYKTSLDIDQSAKVGTQEKI; this is encoded by the coding sequence ATGGAACGAACTCAGTTAAAGAACATTAGTATTTCCGGATCAGGAACTTCTTCTGGTGGCGAGTATAACCAAGTAAAGGTTAACGGATCTGCCCATATATACGGTGATCTCACTTGTGAAGAGTTCAAATGCAACGGAAGTGCCCATTTAGAGGGAAACATCACTACTGATACAGCCAAAATAAATGGATCTACCCATTTCGAAGGCGATGTAAAAGTGAAGGAAATGACGATTAACGGCAGCACAGACATCGATGGTCATCTTCTTTGCGAGGAATTAAAGGTTCAAGGCTCCTCTTCTATTAAGGGGGATGTAAAAGGAAAAGAGATTCACGTTCGCGGCTCTGCTTCTGTACAAGGAAATGTTTCAAGCGACGAAGTAGACGTAAAAGGCCAAATTAAAATAAAGGGAGATTGTGAAACTGAATCTTTTGAAGCCCGTGGCAATTTTAAAATAGATGGACTCTTAAATGCAGGCACGATCGACGTGGAACTTCTACGTCATTGTGAAGCAAAAGAAATAGGTGGCGAGAACATCACGGTTAAAAAGACCGGAGATGCATCTGGCTTGAAAAAGCTGATCAAATTTTTTATGAGCAACCATACCGATCAACTAACAGCAGAAGTGATCGAAGGCGACAACTTGTACCTTGAACACACACACGCCGAAGTCGTTCGAGGAAACACGATAGAAATTGGTCCAGGCTGTGATATAAAAAGGATTGAATATAAAACAAGTCTAGACATTGACCAAAGCGCTAAAGTGGGAACACAGGAAAAAATTTAA
- a CDS encoding YhbD family protein, protein MENLISKKDLLEEANISYGQLYRWKRKNLIPENWFIRKSTFTGQETFFPKEDILLRIEKIKTLKDDLSLDELADMFSPSPTLTSLSAEELTKRNIVSNTALEMFNNVHGPTKTFTFNQILTLYVLNSLLQTGDVNRTEGIDLLKLFDENEQNVKNTGSELIFIRKMGVSFFVLTPEPATLFLEPQAKKIAHYKLSQCMEELKLKLS, encoded by the coding sequence ATGGAAAACCTAATCTCAAAAAAAGATCTATTAGAAGAAGCAAATATCTCATACGGACAGCTATACAGATGGAAAAGAAAGAATTTGATTCCCGAAAACTGGTTTATTCGAAAATCTACCTTTACAGGGCAAGAAACATTCTTTCCTAAAGAAGATATATTGCTGCGCATTGAAAAAATTAAAACGTTAAAAGATGACTTATCACTCGATGAACTAGCTGATATGTTCTCCCCTTCCCCAACACTTACATCATTATCAGCAGAAGAACTTACTAAACGTAACATTGTTTCAAATACAGCCTTAGAGATGTTCAACAACGTTCATGGCCCCACCAAAACGTTTACTTTCAATCAAATATTAACTCTATACGTATTGAATTCATTGCTGCAAACCGGCGATGTAAATCGAACGGAAGGCATAGACCTGTTAAAGCTCTTTGATGAAAATGAGCAGAACGTAAAGAACACAGGAAGTGAATTGATCTTTATCAGAAAAATGGGCGTCTCATTTTTTGTTCTTACACCAGAACCGGCCACCCTTTTCTTAGAACCACAAGCAAAAAAAATCGCTCACTACAAACTAAGTCAGTGCATGGAAGAACTAAAACTTAAGCTTTCTTAA
- a CDS encoding TIGR02206 family membrane protein, which produces MENWFSAGTSGFKMFQWEHVLLLVFIFLVSIIMFGYRNRIRKMHIWKKILITGLVISESTYHIWAIHNNLWDIHIFLPLQLCSFNILLCVLLLITDNRRLFAFVYLFGLTGAIQGLLTPELFQEPWHFRFIQYFLAHALIVWTALYYAIIRSYTISWQLLFQSFFWLNIYALGVYVVDVAIGANYMFLLEKPSNASLMDYMGPYPWYILSLELVALCLCLFVFIPVKEKLKHKTEGYPPFEG; this is translated from the coding sequence ATGGAGAATTGGTTTAGTGCAGGAACTTCGGGTTTTAAGATGTTTCAGTGGGAGCATGTTCTTTTATTAGTTTTTATATTCCTTGTGAGTATTATCATGTTTGGCTACCGAAATAGGATTAGGAAGATGCACATATGGAAGAAAATCTTAATCACAGGTCTTGTAATCTCTGAAAGTACGTATCACATATGGGCAATTCATAATAATTTATGGGATATTCATATTTTCCTGCCTTTGCAGCTATGTAGTTTCAATATTCTACTATGCGTGTTGTTACTCATAACGGATAATCGGAGACTGTTTGCTTTTGTTTATCTTTTTGGTTTAACGGGTGCCATACAAGGATTACTTACACCAGAGTTATTTCAGGAACCTTGGCATTTTCGTTTCATTCAATACTTTTTAGCTCATGCTCTCATTGTTTGGACAGCTCTTTACTATGCAATTATAAGGTCTTATACAATTAGCTGGCAGCTTCTTTTCCAATCATTTTTTTGGTTGAACATCTATGCTCTTGGTGTTTACGTTGTAGATGTTGCGATTGGTGCAAATTATATGTTCTTGCTTGAAAAACCATCGAATGCTTCTCTCATGGATTACATGGGGCCTTATCCTTGGTATATCCTTTCACTAGAGCTAGTCGCTTTATGTTTATGTCTGTTTGTTTTTATTCCGGTTAAAGAAAAACTAAAACACAAGACAGAGGGCTACCCGCCGTTTGAAGGGTAG
- a CDS encoding TrkH family potassium uptake protein, producing the protein MFKNTATTQQKKSFLTSVQLIVIFYLLSVLVATLLLSLPVGHNEGVELKFIDALFTAVSAVSVTGLTSVSISETFNHVGVILLALICQIGGIGVMTLGTAVWLLIGKRIGMRERQLIMTDQNQSTLAGLVQLMKQILTLIIGIEIVGTVLFFILFQPYYDTEVEVLYHAFFAAVTATTNAGFDITGSSLIPFRNDYLVQIVTMLLITSGAIGFPVLVEINNFIKERKYLERYTFTLFTKVTTTTFAILVVTGAIGFYVLEMNAFFEGKSWHESFFYSMFQSVTTRSGGLSTMDISQLTVPTMLFLSIMMFIGASPSSVGGGIRTTTFAVALLAILFYAKGRNTIKIFKREIYPEDIQKSFIVIIVAMVLCTTSTIVLAITDPMPIEYLFFEVCSAFGTTGLSTGITGQLSSTGKVILMLLMFIGRIGVLSFLFIIRGKTVTEHIHYPKEKLIIGQ; encoded by the coding sequence ATGTTTAAAAATACAGCAACTACACAACAAAAAAAATCATTTCTAACTTCCGTTCAGCTTATCGTAATCTTTTATTTATTGTCTGTTTTAGTAGCCACTTTACTATTAAGCTTACCAGTCGGGCATAACGAAGGAGTAGAGCTGAAATTTATTGATGCACTATTTACAGCGGTGAGTGCAGTTAGTGTAACAGGGCTCACTTCTGTTAGTATCTCAGAAACGTTCAATCACGTCGGAGTCATCCTTCTAGCTTTAATTTGCCAAATTGGTGGAATTGGTGTCATGACACTAGGAACGGCGGTCTGGTTATTAATAGGAAAACGGATTGGAATGAGAGAACGTCAATTAATTATGACGGATCAGAATCAATCCACACTTGCTGGACTCGTTCAGCTGATGAAGCAGATTTTAACGTTAATCATTGGGATCGAAATTGTAGGAACAGTTTTGTTCTTCATATTGTTTCAGCCTTATTATGATACAGAAGTTGAGGTGCTTTACCACGCTTTTTTTGCGGCCGTTACAGCTACAACGAATGCTGGATTTGATATAACGGGAAGTTCATTAATCCCTTTCCGTAATGATTATCTTGTTCAAATTGTGACGATGTTATTGATTACATCAGGTGCGATAGGATTTCCTGTTCTAGTTGAGATTAATAACTTTATTAAAGAACGAAAGTATTTAGAGCGTTATACGTTCACTCTTTTTACAAAGGTCACGACAACTACATTTGCTATTTTAGTTGTAACAGGTGCGATCGGTTTTTATGTTTTAGAAATGAACGCTTTCTTTGAAGGAAAGTCTTGGCATGAATCATTCTTTTATTCGATGTTTCAGTCTGTTACGACTCGTAGTGGCGGTTTGTCTACGATGGATATCTCACAATTAACAGTACCTACTATGCTTTTCTTATCGATTATGATGTTTATCGGCGCTTCACCTAGCTCGGTCGGTGGAGGGATAAGAACAACTACATTCGCCGTAGCTCTTTTAGCGATTCTCTTTTATGCAAAAGGAAGAAACACGATTAAAATTTTTAAACGAGAGATCTATCCAGAGGACATTCAAAAATCCTTTATTGTTATTATTGTTGCGATGGTGCTCTGTACAACATCCACCATCGTCTTGGCGATCACTGATCCTATGCCGATCGAGTACTTATTCTTCGAAGTATGTTCAGCTTTTGGAACCACAGGGCTTTCTACTGGAATTACGGGCCAGTTGAGCTCAACGGGTAAAGTAATCCTTATGCTCTTAATGTTCATCGGTAGGATTGGTGTCTTATCATTCTTGTTCATCATCCGAGGGAAAACAGTAACAGAGCACATTCATTATCCGAAAGAAAAATTAATAATTGGTCAATAA